AATAGATTTATTTCTAATTCTAATATCAGAGTTGTTCCATAGAAAGCATTTATGTGGTGAAAAATTGTGGGAATAACACAATTTCCAGGAAAGAAGGACCTGCTGGTGAAATTTTGACAGTGCAATTGGCAATTTATTTGGtagataattacattttaaaataaaaggaaGACCTCCAATTTTTGTGAAAATAGAGTTTGGAATAAAAAACCATATAGAGTTGGGGTTTTTTAAGCATCTTTTAATCCCCTTGTAGTTTCTTTTccgttcttcagaaacctataggtgacgtcacggatactacgtccatatcttttacagtctatggaaggagcgctatcctgctgaagaatgggcagcacaaatgtcttgatacctcaggctgttgatgttgccatccactcagcaGATCTCACACACACCTCCATgagtgtaaccccaaaccatgactttacCTTTACCAGAATACTGATTgacacttgactgatttctgtatgAATCTTGggtccagtaggtcttctgcagtatttgtgatgattgggatgcagttcaacagatcatTCAGCTGAAAGATCTATCTTTTGccgcttttccaaatgatcaactaggagtcaagttattatttgttgctgttacatctgggatcaacgacaagacttttgtcaggtagtgtatatacaaacatatattatgtacatatttgtaattattgTGTATATGGAAACAAATGATTAGATGAAAATATCCCTGACAAGATTTTTGgatatataaacaatttattttaactgaaTTAAATTTTAGTCAACATGTTCAGTACGAGTGTAAAGTAATTAGTATTTTGCTCTTAAAAGTAAAATTTGCTTACTTAAAAGTAAAATTCTAATGTATGGACACAAAATCAAGTTAaacttattaaatatttatttatttctatacttGAAAAGCTCTGTTAGTCATTACAGTAATCAGTACGCCCCGATATTAATAGTAAAAGTGAAACGGTGTAATTTTATTGAGCATACTTTTATTATGTATGCTTACTAAAAGCACAGTAGTTAGGTTGCAATCAgttatacaaaatataatgtgACACCTAAAccatatgtacatttaaaggcataattaTTATAACTGCCATGaaatttgtaattaattattcGTAATTATAGTCtcaaaacattttgaaacatCATACTTATAATAAGTAATGTCTAATTTCCAATTTCTTCCGTCTTTTCTAAGATGACGACATAACATTCTACTCGTGATTTTCCAAGGTCACTTGGAAAGACCAATAATTTAGTGTTCCACTGTACTTGAACAGAAATAacgttatatatttatttgtttatcagtTTGTTTAGCGCACGTTGAAAGCATCTGTCCACTTCTCAAAGCTCGAGCCACATGCATGATGGGAAGGCAGTTTATCAGTGTGTGCTTACGTAAGGGTCAGGATGGATTTAAAAGGCGTGCGAGCTCTGAGGCAAACACACAATCAGACTTCATCATCAGAGGATATTTAGCGCTCAACTACTCTGTCTTCATGATGGATCTACGGCTGTTTTCCCTGCTCATGCTGTTCGCCTGTGGCATTGCTGAAGGTGAGCTTTTACTGTCAATGTTCTAGTCACTTTATTCTGAAAGTCACTGATGGTTTGCTTTTTATCTGTGCATGCAAGCTTCAAAAATATGAATGCCTTGATCTCTTACAGtcaaaatatcagtaaattagcaGTTCCTGATttaagcaggggtcaccaacactGTTCCCGGAGATCTACCTtctcaaacacacctgtctgtaattatcaagtgctgcctCAGGCCATAATTATTTGGTTGTGTTTGCTcggggttggagctgaactctgcaggaaggtagatctccaggaatagGGTTGAGGATATCTGATTTACGGCAACGAGGTGTGGAACAGCTTCCATGCTCATCCATCATGTCCAtcagttgtattttttaaaatcttcctTCGGAGGGTAATGCATACCATTTGGAAAACatcaatagactgatttcacgcggccgccattttcaaaagcgaaatcgaggctgcggtggtaagaaacccggaagtatcaatGGGAGTTACATACTGAAGAAATGTTGTGTAACTGGATAAATAGcaaagaaagtgacacaaatttatcatttcaccacCTTCTGGGTGACCCggaggtccgttctgaatgaatggtgaatatCATAAGgaatatcagagctcattttcagctaagttagggaaatggcactagttagctaatgttttctttcccaaacacactttttagatgccatttatcaaactcgagttaataaactgattctttcactatattagacttgtcacgatactgaattaaacgAAAAAACATAAATTTCCCGCGAACATTAAGGTACtcttgatggctttcttaaaacagcgctgatttgccattgtggtcacgtgttcaacagaaatgactgtgattggccgagatTGTGTTTACCGAGCACACACGCAACACAGACAGaggagcgatctgcttgatggcTCGACTAATCTTCAAGGCTGCTTGGCGCTTCAGTcttcgtgtatctgtgtttgcactgggtgaagagcagtaaactgagtgcaaaccaaacacagagACACGGATACTGAAACGAGAAGCAGCCTtaaagatcagtcgagtcatccgcgctcagcggcgcttccatgttagcgggaaatagccggggttaaaacttcagtaccgggacaacactattacagacaacacgagggtgtgctgcagaggactgcaatgttttatcgctcaccgggTTGCAcgggctgaagcaggaaagcgtcctcactGTGTTTAACTGGTGCTATGAACTGAAGCCCAGGAGGACACAAGTTTAAgcgtatcactgagattgtgatcttgtttgatgctaaattgcttttaattgtttaaaataaacttgcagaataatattaaagtgatgtttacaccatttctgcattttaaaatctcggcaacagctggaggtttgtagtccacagcatgttactgcaatgtttacagtgctggtcctatagttccgggtttcttcccaccgcagcctcgctttggttctttaaaatggcggctgcgtgaaataagcgtatagaCCTTTGAAGCGCTTGCCCTCTTGAAGGACAGCTTTGAAGGGTTTAGGGCAGGAGTTGCCACGTTGTTACAAGATAGATCTACTTTCCTGGAGATTTCAGATGCAACCCTGATTGAACACACTTGTCTGTAAATATCAATTATGCTGCTTCAAACCCTAAATAAttggttcagttgtgtttgaaCTCTGCAGGATGGTAGATCTCCAAGAATAGGGTTAAGGATACCTTGTTCAGGGCATAGGGGTTAGCCTTTCCGAATGGAATAACTTTCTTGCAAGCTGTACCCTGACAGTCTAAATCAGCTTCATATGTCTATTTCAGCACCTATATGTCCCTGATAATTACCTGTCTGTAAAATAGGGGTGAAGATATCTGGTTTAGGGCATAGGAATGAGCCCTTCCAAATGGAACAACTTCCTTGCACAAAGGATCACATGAGCCCGAAGTGTCCCATCAGTTGTGTCCTTGGGGTCTCAATTAGCTCCCTTGTTCAGTGGTTAGAATACTGATCAGGGCCAAGTAGACATTGATGCAGCCGGGAGACCTAGGACTACACCCCAAGTAGGCTGTATGAAGTATCCCACTCACTCGGAGCTGACCAGCCCAGTTGGTTGCTGGCTCCAATCTCCGTTTATACCCTTTCTCGATCACCCAGTCGTCCATTTGAAGTGCTGTGTCTATTGCAGTATTCTTCCAGTGCACTGAAATGTTTGTGACCTTGGAATGGCATGTGTACAGTGCAATATGGATAGTCCTCGTATAAACGATATTCGCAAAGACCATTCACCAACTGGCAATTTATTGTCTGGGAAATTGGCACAACTCACCTTTGAAAACAAAATGCTCACACACAAGGTTAACGTTACTAAATAAATAGTGCAACAGTGCGTTACCCTTACACACATGCAGGGCTCATGTCTAATGTAACCATAGCAACAAAAACTAGCATGTGCTCTTAAAGGGGTTATGCACCATTTCCTACTCGATACAACCTGAAAAGTCCCACAATGCACCGTGAAAATAAAGCCTCTAACACATCGTTAGATTGCCTTGAGGTTGAATAACATACTTTTGATTTTGTGCAAACTTTTAATGGCTGTTTTCGAGTAAACAGTGTTTCCTTGTTTATGTAATTGTTGGTTTGTTATTATCTTCCCCCATTAGCCACTACCCTGAAGCGCATGGATGACTTCATTAGCGCTGTGGAGAGCATTGAAGCTGTGAATCCGGCTCTCTCAATGCTGGACGTACTAAAAGGTCTTCGTAAAGCCTCCGGTTTGGAAACCGACCTGAGCCAGCAGCTCCTTGGTGATGCACATCCAGAGCTCACGATGGATCCATCAGTGGCTTCAAACATCCATGAACTCATCAATCACCATGTGTCGGATATCACGGAAGAAGGTGTGGTGCTGACTTTGGATGGCTCAAATGTGGCGTTGGCTCCTCTGCTCCTGGGACTCGAGGCCGGCCTTCAATCTATCGATCTCTATCCTTTAACATTGACCGAAAACCTGCTCAACTCTTTTGTCCATCATGTCCAGAATCAGGAGTCCAGCGCTCTTCTGGGCACCAAAGGATATTGGGACAGCATTAAATCTCCAAGAGTCTACACTCTCTCTGGTTTGCCTTCATTGGCGACGGATGCCCTGATAATCGGAGGGATGGATGGGTTTATTCTGGGGTCTGAAATGGCCTCGTCTGACCATCCTGAGGAGTCTCTGAGTAGCCTGTTGAGGAGTTATTACAGTCAGAAGCTGGACGATGCCGCTCCACGTCTCATAAGTCAGAAGCGAAGGATGAACTTCAGAAACATGGCTGACTTCTCTCTGATGAAAACACAAGTGGTTCGAGCTCTGACGGTTCGCAGAAACTTAAACCAGGATGAGAGGAAGAAGCTGGATGATGTTGTGAATGAGGGCTTTGAGGAGTTTGTTCATGTGTATGCaggtattaaaattaatttattaatagggGTTCATGTCTGAAATCCAATTGTAATTGTAAGAAACGTCCAAAGGTCACCATTCTGCCTTTAAACTGATTGAGCAGACCAAACCGTAAGTTTCCTAGAGAAGCATTGCTAGATTGTTGTACCCTCACAATCTACCATGTTCGACTTTATTTTTAGACACGCAAACTTTCCTAACCACTTCACTTCAGGGGAATCCCTGTCGCCATTTTAAAGTGCATTCCGCTGGATTTAGTGAACGAGGAGTTTATGTAGACATTCCCTTAATTTTGACAGAGGGAGCGGGTCAGCTTCATATGTCCATTTCAGCACCTATATGTCCCTGATAATTTTCTGTAAAATAGGGGTGAAGATATCTGGTTTAGGGCATAGGGATAAGCCCTTCCAAATGGAACAACTTCCTTGCACAAAGGATCACAGGAGATCGAAGTGTCCCATCAGTTGTATCTAAGGGGTCTCAATTAGCTCCCTTGTTCAGTGGTCAGGACACTAATCAGGGCAAGTAGTCACTGCTGCAGCCCGGAGACTTAGGGCTACGCCTCAAGTAGGCCGTATGAAGTATCCCACTCACTCAGAGCTGACCAGTCCACTTGTAGCTGGCTCTAACCTCTTTAGTGAATGAGGGAAGTTCACATGGACTTAACCTTAATTTTAACAGAGGGAGCGGTTCAGCTTCATATGTCCATTTCATCCCCTACATGTCCAAGAATGCAATGCGATTGTGACATCACAACAGTGTAGTTTCCAAGCGCTCAAGAGTTTagggcagggatgggcaaacttggtcctggatggctgatgtcctgcagagtttagcacCAACCTTAACCAAAAACACCCACCTAAAACTTTCTTAGTGCACTTGaggacactgattagcttgttcaggtgtgtttggttagtgttggagcaaaactctgcaggttccctccaggacagagtttgcccatccctggtttaAGGCATTACATTTAAACCCATATAGATGTTCTGCCAGTAGTGGCCACTAGTGTAATGTAAGCAGTGAGTTAACAAGAAGGGGGGCAAAGTGAAGGGCATTAAAAAATCAGACTAAAGTGACCCATATCCCTTGACCAAGGCATGTCCCAGACAACCTGATGGGGTGATATGTTGGCCAAAACCATTCATAACTCCTAAACCAGACTCAAGTGTCTTATCACTGGAATATGCTAGGAATGAATGGATGCTGTTTAATGTAATTAGGCTGATATCTTTAGGGCGATAAATTAGGTATTATTTCAGCTAGTTAAACCCCATCTTGTGCTTGCTGCCCACCATTCTATCgattttactggtattttggttattttctccacctttcttgctttatttatgcattttcttTGTCAGGAAGtcagttttatttatacaaatgAAAGCTGGCCATAGATAACTTGATTAATAAAGTTTAGGAATTAgttcaaactttaaaaaaaaacttgatcacCGAATGTGCTTGCCTTGCCTCGTCTTATCCAAAAAGACGAATTACATTGactataattatattaatgttaaattccctacatttttcaaaagaaaatgtaAGCTAGCTTAATTATTTCACAATTTCTACCTGTGAAACATTGCAGTCTGCCACATTACTCTCGTTTTTTTCTCCAGTGTGTCCCAACATCATCACAAGGTCTCAGTGGGGCGCAGCTTCA
This portion of the Danio rerio strain Tuebingen ecotype United States chromosome 3, GRCz12tu, whole genome shotgun sequence genome encodes:
- the pglyrp6 gene encoding peptidoglycan recognition protein 6 isoform X1, with translation MMGRQFISVCLRKGQDGFKRRASSEANTQSDFIIRGYLALNYSVFMMDLRLFSLLMLFACGIAEATTLKRMDDFISAVESIEAVNPALSMLDVLKGLRKASGLETDLSQQLLGDAHPELTMDPSVASNIHELINHHVSDITEEGVVLTLDGSNVALAPLLLGLEAGLQSIDLYPLTLTENLLNSFVHHVQNQESSALLGTKGYWDSIKSPRVYTLSGLPSLATDALIIGGMDGFILGSEMASSDHPEESLSSLLRSYYSQKLDDAAPRLISQKRRMNFRNMADFSLMKTQVVRALTVRRNLNQDERKKLDDVVNEGFEEFVHVYAVCPNIITRSQWGAASYIGSPSYLSLPVRYLFIHHTYQPSKPCTTFEQCAAEMRSMQRYHQQSNGWSDIGYSFVAGSDGNLYEGRGWNWVGAHTYGYNSIGYGVCFIGDYTSTLPASSAMNMVRYDFTYCATNGGRLSKSYSLYGHRQAAATECPGNTLYRQIQTWERYQSYLP